Within Candidatus Binatia bacterium, the genomic segment TAGGGGCGCAAGTTTTCGAGCCCGAGCGCACCTGTGGTTTGATGGCGACTTATGGGAAGCCCAGCGAAAGCCTTCGCAACTCCATCAAGAGAATGTTTGATTACAGTTTGTCTCCTTCCGTTGGCTGGAGCAGTTTTGGATAGTAATCCACGAACTCAGAGTCCGTTTCTGTGAAGGGTTTCGGATGCCGGCCGATGACGGACGGAGCCGCGAACACCGAGGCTGGGGCCGGCGTCCGAAAGCCTCCAAGGAAGGAAACCGCGGGAAGTGGCACGCGGTCGTGCAGCGGGCGCTATGGGGATTTGAGCGCGGGAGAAGAGGTGCGTGATGGCAACCGACACCCATGAGTGCATTGGTCGACGACGTTGCCGGGCATGAGGAGCCCTCTGCGAGGGTAAGTATCTGCCTTGAGCAAAGAAGATTGGTGCGCAAGTTGAGATTTCAAGCGTGCATTTGAGCGAGCGCTGCCGTGGCGGATCGACGACCAGCGAGAAAGATCGGTATTGTGAATTTGTGGCGTGGGGATCTTGATCATGACGTATCGATCCTGATCGCGGTTGGCGGCGGCGGTCGATATCGCGGCGTCGAGCCGCGATTGAAGGTCTCGACGATGCTCATGCGACTGCCGCAACATGGACATGGATGCGAGAAGGTCGGCGGCTCGGTGGCGTTGGCGCCGGCTGCATCATGTGCCTCTGTCTCGGGCATTGGCACAGCGAGCAGTTCGCGGGCTCGGGCGATGTTGTCGGCACGAGCGCCACTGGCGAACAAGCCGTAGTGTCGGATGCGATGGAAGCCCTTCGGCAGCACGTGGACGAGGAAGCGGCGGATGAACTCGCCCGTCTTCAGCGTCATGGTCATGTAGCGGCCGGGCCCCTCGATCCGGTAGTCCTTGTACCTGAACGTGACGCCGGTCTCGTCGGCGGCGATGAGCCGGCTGTTGGAGATCGCGACCCGGTGCGTGTAGCGCGACAGATAGGCCAGCACCTGCTCGGGCCCAGCGAACGGCCGCTTGCTATAGACAAACCACTTGGTCCGATGCAGCGGCGCGAGATAGGCCTTGAACGCAGCCTTGTCGGCGAGGTGGGCATGATCGCCGAAGAACTGCAGGCGGTCGGCGTCGTTCGCGGCGACCAGCATCTCCAGCATCAGGCGGCGGAACAGCCGCGACAGCACCTTCACCGGCAAGAGGTAGTTGGGACGGCAGCCGATCCAACGTGTGCCGTCGAGCGATATCCCGCCACCCGGTACGATCATGTGCACGTGCGGGTGATGCGTCATCGCGGAGCCCCAGGTGTGGAGCACCGACGTGAAGCCGATCCTGACGCCCAGGCGCTTGGGATCGGCCGCAATCGTCAGCATTGTCTGCGACGAAGCCTTGAACAAGAGATCGTAGATGACGGCCTTGTTCTGGTAGGCGATGGCCCCGATCCGCACCGGCAACGTGAACACGACGTGGAAGTAAGGGACGGGCAGCAGCTCGGCCTTGCGCTCCTCCATCCATGCGAGCGCCTGCGAGCCCTGGCACTTGGGACAATGCCGGTTGCGGCAGCTGTTATAGGCGATCGCCGTGTGCGAGCAGTCCTCGCAGCGCATAACATGCCCGCCGAGAGCCGCTGTGCGGCAGCTCTCGATCGCCGACATCACCTTCAACTGGCCGAGGCTCACGTGGCCAGCATTGGCTTTACGCCAAGCGGCCCCGTGGTCGCGGAAGATATCCGCGATCTCCAGAACTGGACGGGCCATCAGCGCCGCGCGTCAGGCGGGCGGCTCGTCCTTCTTGGGCTTCAGGCTGAGATGCTCCAACGGGCTCATGACCGCGCGGATGGTGTTGGTGGCGATGCGCGTGTAGAGCGCCGTCGTATCGAGTTTGGCATGTCCGAGTAGAACCTGAATCACTCTGATATCGGTGTTCTGCTCCAGAAGATGGGTTGCAAAGCTATGCCGCAGCGTGTGCGGGGACACCCGTTTGGTGATCTCCGCCATATCCGCTGCCGCATGGCAGGCCCGGTTGAGCTGGCGCGTCGACATGGGTTGGAGTGGATCGCGGCCCGGGAACAGCCAGGCGGTCGGTCGCGCGATGCGCCACCAGTCGCGCAAAAGTTCGAGCAACACAGGGGAGAGCATCGCGTGCCGATCCTTGCGGCCCTTGCCCTGCTCGACGCGCAGCATCATGCGCTTGCTGTCAATATCGGACACCTTCAGCGCGGCGACCTCGGACACGCGCAGGCCCGCACCATAGGCGACGCTGAACGCGGCCTTGTACTTGACGCCAGGGGCGGCCTCCAGAAAACGCGCCACCTCCTCGGGGCTCAATACCAACGGCAGCTTGCGCGGCTCGTGCACAAAGGTCAGGTGTCGAACCGCATCGGTCCGATCGAGCGTCACGGTGAAGAAAAACCGCAGCGCCGAGACCGTGGAGTTGATGGTCGGCGCACCCACGCGGTTCTCGGTCAGGTGCAGCTGGAACAGACGCAGGTCCTCATTGGACGCTGTGTCCGGCGATCGACGCAGGAACCTTGCCAGGTTTGTAACCGCGCGGATGTAGTCGCTTTGGGTCTTCGACGTGAAATGGCGGACCGTCATGTCCTCGATCATTCGCCGCCGCAACGGGCTGATGGTCTTGTCGGTCATGGGATACTCCTGTCTGAACCGAGGTTGTTAACCCCGCGATTTTCAAACAGGACGCCCCATTCCGTCACCGCGTTCCCGTCAGTCCAATGCACCACCTTGCGCACAGCGCTCTACCGCGCGAGCGGTTTCGTTCCATGATCCACAACGGACGAACAAGATACGAGGCGCTTGAAAAGCGCTCGTCATTCCCAGCAAACCGTGATCCTGTTGGCTTGGGCA encodes:
- a CDS encoding IS91 family transposase, producing MARPVLEIADIFRDHGAAWRKANAGHVSLGQLKVMSAIESCRTAALGGHVMRCEDCSHTAIAYNSCRNRHCPKCQGSQALAWMEERKAELLPVPYFHVVFTLPVRIGAIAYQNKAVIYDLLFKASSQTMLTIAADPKRLGVRIGFTSVLHTWGSAMTHHPHVHMIVPGGGISLDGTRWIGCRPNYLLPVKVLSRLFRRLMLEMLVAANDADRLQFFGDHAHLADKAAFKAYLAPLHRTKWFVYSKRPFAGPEQVLAYLSRYTHRVAISNSRLIAADETGVTFRYKDYRIEGPGRYMTMTLKTGEFIRRFLVHVLPKGFHRIRHYGLFASGARADNIARARELLAVPMPETEAHDAAGANATEPPTFSHPCPCCGSRMSIVETFNRGSTPRYRPPPPTAIRIDTS
- a CDS encoding site-specific integrase, producing MTDKTISPLRRRMIEDMTVRHFTSKTQSDYIRAVTNLARFLRRSPDTASNEDLRLFQLHLTENRVGAPTINSTVSALRFFFTVTLDRTDAVRHLTFVHEPRKLPLVLSPEEVARFLEAAPGVKYKAAFSVAYGAGLRVSEVAALKVSDIDSKRMMLRVEQGKGRKDRHAMLSPVLLELLRDWWRIARPTAWLFPGRDPLQPMSTRQLNRACHAAADMAEITKRVSPHTLRHSFATHLLEQNTDIRVIQVLLGHAKLDTTALYTRIATNTIRAVMSPLEHLSLKPKKDEPPA